A single window of Rubripirellula lacrimiformis DNA harbors:
- a CDS encoding TadE family protein: MCSTASPVPTRRPTSRRRRKQASFVGRSAVAVVELAVCLPLLVMITLATIEACAMIYTQQALHTTAFEGCRVGIVPGAEVENVNFQCQSLLEDHGVEGFTISMDPADPEDLSEGDWFTVTINAPFVDNSLVGGWLYNEKLLTRTVALRAE; encoded by the coding sequence ATGTGTTCAACCGCTTCTCCCGTTCCGACTCGGCGCCCGACCAGTCGTCGGCGTCGCAAACAGGCATCCTTTGTCGGTCGTTCAGCGGTGGCCGTCGTTGAATTGGCGGTGTGTTTGCCTCTGTTGGTGATGATCACGTTGGCCACGATCGAAGCCTGCGCGATGATCTATACCCAACAGGCGTTGCACACGACCGCCTTCGAAGGCTGTCGTGTGGGCATCGTCCCCGGCGCCGAAGTCGAGAATGTCAATTTTCAGTGCCAGTCGCTGCTGGAAGACCATGGCGTCGAAGGGTTTACGATTTCGATGGATCCAGCGGATCCGGAAGATTTGTCGGAAGGTGACTGGTTTACGGTCACGATCAACGCGCCATTTGTAGACAACTCCTTGGTCGGCGGGTGGCTCTACAACGAAAAACTACTAACGCGGACGGTCGCACTGCGAGCAGAGTAA
- a CDS encoding vWA domain-containing protein yields the protein MTTTIQTHSRPAIHATHGSFAKRDPQSRRRVGATMVLVVVLLPVLFALSALAINIAYMESANTGVQVAVDAAARAAGRTYALTGDVDAALAAAQEAAARNPFGDFVVPIAASDLDIGSSVRHDISSPYVFTESGDGEASNSLRLTTRMLASGNADAIDAVFPLFNNIFSVRPLRTAISTQGVIDIALVIDRSGSMAYASDEIAQYPPAPSAAPSGWDFGDACPPNARWLDLIASVATFNDELDQSPQQEHLALITYNHEARRHMYPQPDYDLVLDELNQISVQFDSGGTAIGSGIYHGVYAVANSYHARPHASKVVIVMTDGAQNYGSSPQGAAQYAARKGVTLFTVTFSDEAEIDAMEEVASLAGGEHFHAATADQLREAFRSIARRLPTMLTH from the coding sequence ATGACAACGACGATCCAAACGCATTCGCGCCCTGCGATTCATGCGACACACGGCAGCTTTGCAAAACGAGATCCGCAATCACGCCGACGTGTCGGCGCGACAATGGTATTGGTGGTTGTGTTGCTGCCAGTGCTGTTCGCACTCTCTGCGCTCGCCATCAATATCGCGTACATGGAATCGGCCAACACGGGGGTCCAGGTGGCGGTGGATGCGGCTGCGCGGGCGGCCGGACGAACCTATGCGTTGACCGGTGATGTGGATGCGGCGCTGGCCGCGGCACAGGAGGCTGCCGCACGGAACCCGTTCGGTGATTTTGTGGTCCCGATTGCGGCCAGTGATTTGGACATCGGCAGCAGCGTTCGGCATGACATCAGCAGCCCCTATGTGTTTACCGAAAGCGGTGACGGGGAAGCATCCAATTCGCTGCGGCTGACGACGCGGATGTTGGCCAGTGGGAACGCGGATGCAATCGATGCCGTCTTTCCTCTGTTCAATAACATCTTTTCAGTGCGTCCCCTGCGAACAGCGATCAGCACCCAGGGGGTGATCGACATCGCGTTGGTGATCGACCGCAGTGGATCGATGGCGTACGCATCCGATGAAATCGCACAGTACCCGCCTGCACCGTCGGCAGCACCATCGGGTTGGGATTTCGGCGACGCGTGTCCACCCAATGCACGTTGGTTGGATTTGATCGCATCGGTTGCCACGTTCAATGACGAACTGGATCAGTCGCCACAGCAGGAACACCTTGCCCTGATCACATACAACCACGAAGCACGACGGCACATGTACCCCCAGCCCGACTATGACCTCGTGCTGGATGAACTGAATCAAATCTCTGTTCAATTTGATTCCGGTGGGACGGCCATTGGTTCTGGTATTTACCACGGGGTCTACGCCGTCGCCAATTCTTATCACGCTAGGCCGCACGCATCGAAGGTGGTGATCGTGATGACCGACGGTGCCCAAAATTACGGCAGCTCGCCACAGGGTGCAGCGCAATACGCAGCCCGCAAAGGTGTGACGCTGTTTACCGTCACGTTCAGCGACGAGGCCGAGATCGACGCGATGGAAGAAGTTGCCAGCCTGGCTGGTGGCGAGCACTTTCACGCGGCCACCGCAGATCAGCTTCGCGAAGCGTTTCGAAGTATCGCGCGACGATTGCCCACCATGTTGACTCACTAA
- a CDS encoding TadE/TadG family type IV pilus assembly protein yields the protein MFFRNVQRRTTRLGATAVEFAVALVVLVGLIFGGIEITRVSMLRHTVNHAAYLAARGGIVPGANAENVIQIASDHLSLIGVEGATVTVTPNPITEDTSQVHVTVTAPLANNTFVVPQFVSGNLIGRSRLMTERAPMQMSANLPTPPPPPPPEPEPEPEPEPEPEPEPEPEPEPEPPPPPPPPPPPPPPPPPPPPPPPPML from the coding sequence ATGTTCTTTCGAAATGTTCAACGTCGGACGACGCGGCTAGGCGCGACCGCCGTCGAATTCGCGGTGGCCTTGGTGGTTTTGGTCGGATTGATTTTTGGTGGAATCGAAATCACTCGGGTCAGCATGCTTCGGCACACCGTAAACCACGCCGCCTACCTCGCTGCCCGCGGTGGAATTGTCCCGGGGGCGAACGCAGAGAACGTGATTCAGATCGCCAGCGATCACCTTTCCTTGATCGGTGTCGAAGGGGCGACAGTCACGGTGACTCCGAATCCAATTACCGAAGACACTTCGCAGGTCCACGTGACCGTGACCGCTCCGTTGGCAAACAACACTTTCGTGGTCCCACAGTTTGTGTCAGGAAACTTGATCGGGCGGTCTCGATTGATGACCGAGCGAGCTCCGATGCAAATGTCGGCAAACCTGCCGACGCCTCCGCCACCACCGCCGCCCGAACCTGAACCTGAACCCGAACCTGAGCCGGAACCTGAGCCGGAACCGGAACCCGAACCGGAACCCGAACCACCACCTCCCCCACCTCCCCCGCCGCCGCCCCCGCCGCCACCGCCGCCACCTCCCCCACCTCCGCCGCCCATGTTGTAG
- a CDS encoding esterase/lipase family protein, whose product MVACLAGCVTPSYLSSRKIRDNPLTSTLHLVGPKGPEISERTWNTLRRFDLEDRYQTDSRVCFEHIRQRVAENPEAELIYALSELAYVEGKKAERAGRGSDALNQYGVALTNSYDYLFSDDIGTSRNYYDPQFRGACDLYNESLEDTLRLLCEENRIQPGQTYTIKTEDREFVVRTEMRGQWKTDEFDHYEFVSDYEIETLRNQHTTYGLGVPLIAVRRPPTEADQREKYYPKGLSYSVTALMRCVEPKDGGRPGDSKVCVLEFFDPLKANQIQLAEQWVPLETDLTTPLAYFLDSPEFRKRNAATEGLLNPNDSVKSRGLYMLEPYDPNRIPVLMVHGLWSSPMTWMDMFNDLRSFPEIRERYQFWFYLYPSGQPFWLSATQLRSDLTTMRKAFDQNRRDRPMDQMVLVGHSMGGLVSRMQTIDSGDEFWKIVSNEPVRDADDAIAKLKGDDDDRFKLVSTLFFRPNSSVKRVITIGTPHRGSEFANDYTRWLARKFIKLPTMAVGTGVRLAEQNPSVFKDTQLLTVANAIDSLAPESPIFPVMMRAKRAPGVKYHNIIGVLENPSLITGRTGRGDGVVEYASAHMEDTESELVIDAPHTSVHMTPKAVFEVRRILLEHLKELDSGDRIAASDPLRGAGDPLVLPMSSEVETGELQGSVFENANANWTNLPPVVIER is encoded by the coding sequence ATGGTGGCCTGTTTGGCTGGTTGTGTGACACCCAGCTATTTGTCGAGTCGAAAGATTCGCGACAATCCGCTGACGTCGACTTTGCATTTGGTGGGCCCCAAGGGTCCCGAAATCAGCGAACGCACCTGGAATACGCTGCGACGCTTTGATCTGGAAGATCGTTACCAAACCGATAGTCGGGTCTGTTTCGAACACATTCGACAACGGGTCGCCGAGAATCCCGAAGCGGAATTGATCTACGCATTGAGCGAATTGGCCTACGTGGAAGGCAAGAAAGCAGAACGCGCCGGACGTGGCAGCGATGCTTTGAACCAATATGGTGTCGCACTGACCAACAGCTACGACTATCTGTTCAGCGACGATATCGGCACATCTAGGAACTATTACGACCCTCAGTTTCGCGGTGCCTGCGATCTGTACAACGAATCGCTGGAAGACACGCTGCGACTGCTGTGCGAAGAAAATCGCATCCAGCCCGGTCAAACTTACACGATCAAAACCGAAGATCGCGAGTTCGTGGTCCGCACAGAAATGCGTGGTCAGTGGAAAACCGACGAATTTGATCACTATGAATTCGTCAGTGACTATGAAATCGAAACGCTGCGGAATCAGCACACGACCTATGGCTTGGGCGTGCCGCTCATCGCCGTTCGCCGCCCCCCCACCGAAGCCGATCAGCGCGAAAAGTACTATCCCAAGGGCCTCAGCTATTCGGTGACCGCGCTGATGCGCTGCGTCGAACCCAAAGATGGCGGTCGGCCGGGCGATTCCAAGGTGTGTGTGTTGGAGTTCTTCGATCCGTTGAAGGCAAACCAGATCCAGTTGGCCGAACAATGGGTGCCGTTGGAAACCGATCTGACCACTCCGCTGGCCTATTTTCTGGACAGTCCCGAATTTCGCAAACGAAACGCGGCGACCGAAGGCTTGCTGAACCCCAATGACTCGGTGAAGTCACGCGGTTTGTACATGCTAGAACCCTACGATCCCAATCGGATCCCGGTGTTGATGGTGCACGGGTTGTGGTCCAGTCCGATGACTTGGATGGACATGTTCAATGACCTGCGCAGCTTTCCCGAGATCCGCGAACGCTACCAATTTTGGTTCTATCTGTATCCATCCGGGCAACCATTCTGGTTGTCGGCAACGCAGTTGCGATCTGATTTGACGACGATGCGAAAGGCATTCGACCAGAACCGTCGCGACAGACCGATGGATCAAATGGTGCTGGTCGGGCATAGCATGGGCGGCTTGGTCAGTCGGATGCAGACCATCGATAGCGGCGACGAATTTTGGAAGATCGTCAGCAACGAACCGGTTCGCGACGCCGACGATGCGATTGCCAAGCTAAAGGGTGACGACGATGACCGATTCAAGCTGGTCAGCACACTGTTCTTTCGCCCCAACAGTAGCGTCAAACGGGTGATCACGATCGGAACGCCCCATCGTGGCAGCGAATTTGCCAACGATTACACCCGCTGGTTGGCCCGTAAATTCATCAAACTGCCAACCATGGCGGTCGGGACTGGCGTTCGTCTGGCTGAACAGAACCCCAGCGTGTTCAAAGATACTCAGTTGTTGACCGTCGCCAATGCGATCGATTCGCTAGCGCCTGAATCGCCTATCTTTCCTGTCATGATGCGTGCCAAGCGTGCGCCGGGGGTCAAGTATCACAATATCATTGGCGTCTTGGAAAATCCGTCGTTGATTACCGGCCGGACCGGGCGTGGCGATGGCGTGGTCGAATATGCCAGTGCCCATATGGAAGATACCGAAAGCGAGCTAGTGATCGATGCTCCGCACACTTCGGTCCATATGACGCCTAAGGCTGTGTTCGAAGTACGGCGTATTCTGCTGGAACATCTGAAGGAACTAGATTCCGGTGACCGGATTGCCGCTTCGGATCCGCTGCGAGGGGCGGGTGATCCATTGGTCTTGCCGATGTCTTCGGAAGTCGAAACTGGCGAACTGCAAGGATCGGTCTTCGAAAATGCCAATGCAAACTGGACGAACTTGCCGCCCGTTGTGATCGAGCGCTAA
- a CDS encoding carbon storage regulator: MLVLTRKIDETILIGDDIKITLIRVKGNSVRIGIEAPRSIRVVRGELDLEDATKKVIVKQEVELEMDGDIEIDDLAEVFAHPETQEVGRPSRKMPANRLKAIEATTAPEVYVGTVRRSGDEAKLNRAPLAGFVSAS, from the coding sequence ATGTTGGTTCTGACTCGAAAAATTGACGAAACTATCCTGATCGGCGACGACATCAAAATCACCTTGATCCGTGTGAAAGGAAACAGCGTACGCATCGGCATTGAGGCCCCCCGATCGATCCGAGTGGTCCGCGGCGAACTGGACCTAGAAGACGCCACCAAGAAAGTGATCGTCAAGCAAGAAGTTGAACTGGAAATGGATGGCGACATCGAAATCGATGATCTGGCCGAAGTGTTCGCCCACCCCGAAACTCAAGAAGTTGGCCGTCCCAGTCGCAAAATGCCAGCGAACCGGCTGAAGGCGATCGAAGCGACCACCGCCCCGGAAGTCTACGTGGGTACCGTTCGCCGATCGGGAGACGAAGCCAAGCTGAACCGCGCTCCGTTGGCCGGTTTTGTTTCGGCTAGCTAA
- the dnaG gene encoding DNA primase, whose product MSLPTDLDLKERVRSAVDIVDVIGATLELQPQGRNFVTRCPWHNDRRPSMTVNQERQSWKCWPCDIGGDVFSFVMRRDGVDFPTAVRTLAELAGIPLEQYTRGKKTEPGTPEDRDTLLRAMQLISDQYFEILDSGRSDDAKIARDYLAKRGIDDENRKRFQIGFAPDEWSFAVDLLAKHQFSGDVAQAAGIASAKKSGNGHVDMFRGRLMFPIHDLQNRPIALGGRIIPAIGDRHGDKAGPKYINGRETLLFRKSHQLYGLQLARDAIRRNGEVLVMEGYTDVVAARQAGVESAVAVLGTALGEQHVKILKRFAQRVVLVLDGDNAGQTRADQVLELFVGADVDLRVLTLPEGSDPADYLESAGRESFDRLVTDAPDALDHKLSRLTEGIDFTRDTHAVTTAVDTMLKIVAKAPPSLRVDQLLVRLSRSFELKTERLERRLDALREEARQRTRTANRAKPRPQQPSEPSSPRADARPNTRPGPSPNQQQRAVPDAHRSADPNDAFLESAEMDSEEYYGEPVGGSYSPPSNTQSRRSSSSPRLVPLAGLDRQLFETLIESPDMAAMAVEAIDPEWFESNTAKMLMSAYQDLELAGRELDVDSLLLLVENEQIKNQIVTLQERVKQREGRFPETPEQRYTMIMALYRKREVTTEKTRQIQKLASASLGEDEEVALLNRLIEEDRLRHGIKSE is encoded by the coding sequence TTGTCCCTCCCCACGGACCTCGATCTAAAAGAGAGAGTGCGAAGCGCCGTCGACATCGTCGATGTAATCGGTGCAACGCTTGAATTGCAACCGCAAGGTCGCAATTTTGTGACTCGCTGTCCGTGGCATAACGACCGACGTCCGTCGATGACGGTCAATCAAGAACGGCAATCTTGGAAATGTTGGCCCTGTGACATCGGTGGCGATGTCTTCAGCTTTGTCATGCGACGCGATGGAGTGGATTTTCCGACCGCAGTCCGGACGCTGGCTGAGCTGGCGGGGATACCGCTGGAACAATACACGCGAGGCAAAAAGACCGAACCCGGTACGCCGGAGGATCGCGACACGTTGCTGCGTGCGATGCAGTTGATCAGTGACCAGTATTTCGAAATCCTGGATTCTGGCCGCAGCGACGACGCCAAGATCGCACGCGACTATCTGGCTAAACGCGGTATCGACGACGAAAACCGCAAGCGATTTCAAATCGGGTTCGCACCCGACGAATGGTCGTTCGCCGTGGATCTGCTGGCAAAGCACCAATTCAGCGGTGATGTCGCACAGGCCGCTGGGATCGCGTCCGCCAAGAAGTCGGGCAACGGCCACGTCGATATGTTTCGCGGGCGGCTGATGTTCCCGATCCATGATCTTCAGAATCGGCCGATCGCGTTGGGCGGCCGAATCATTCCCGCCATCGGCGACCGGCATGGCGATAAGGCTGGCCCCAAATACATCAACGGCCGCGAAACACTGCTGTTCCGCAAATCGCACCAACTGTACGGGTTGCAGTTGGCTCGTGATGCGATCCGCCGCAATGGCGAAGTGCTGGTCATGGAAGGCTATACCGATGTTGTCGCCGCGCGCCAGGCCGGCGTTGAATCGGCCGTCGCGGTTCTGGGCACCGCCTTGGGGGAACAGCACGTCAAGATCTTGAAACGATTCGCCCAGCGTGTCGTGTTGGTATTGGACGGTGACAACGCCGGCCAAACCCGCGCCGATCAGGTGCTAGAACTGTTTGTCGGCGCTGATGTCGATCTGCGGGTGTTGACCCTGCCCGAAGGCAGCGACCCGGCGGACTACCTGGAATCGGCTGGTCGTGAATCGTTCGACCGGCTGGTCACCGATGCGCCCGATGCTTTGGATCACAAGCTATCGCGGTTGACCGAAGGAATCGATTTCACCCGCGACACGCACGCCGTGACCACCGCTGTCGACACGATGTTAAAGATCGTGGCGAAGGCGCCGCCCAGTTTGCGAGTCGATCAGCTCTTGGTGCGATTGTCGCGCAGTTTTGAATTGAAAACGGAAAGGTTGGAACGACGACTGGACGCGCTGCGAGAAGAGGCGCGGCAACGAACCCGTACCGCGAATCGTGCCAAGCCTAGACCGCAGCAGCCGTCTGAGCCGTCGTCGCCGCGGGCTGATGCACGTCCCAACACACGCCCCGGCCCGTCACCGAATCAGCAACAACGCGCTGTGCCAGATGCGCATCGTTCCGCTGATCCGAACGACGCGTTCCTCGAGTCCGCTGAAATGGACTCGGAAGAATACTACGGGGAACCGGTGGGGGGATCCTACAGTCCGCCAAGCAACACGCAGTCAAGGCGGTCATCGTCGAGTCCGCGTTTGGTTCCGTTGGCAGGATTGGACCGCCAGCTTTTCGAAACGTTGATCGAATCGCCCGACATGGCAGCGATGGCTGTCGAAGCGATCGATCCCGAGTGGTTCGAATCGAACACCGCCAAGATGTTGATGTCGGCATATCAGGACCTCGAACTGGCCGGACGCGAACTGGATGTCGACTCGTTGCTGTTGCTGGTCGAAAACGAACAGATCAAAAACCAGATCGTGACGTTGCAGGAACGAGTCAAACAGCGAGAGGGGCGGTTCCCGGAAACGCCCGAACAGCGATACACGATGATCATGGCTCTGTATCGCAAACGCGAAGTCACGACCGAAAAGACTCGGCAGATTCAAAAGCTAGCATCCGCGTCGTTGGGTGAAGACGAAGAAGTTGCGTTGCTAAATCGGTTGATCGAAGAGGATCGACTGCGGCACGGAATCAAGTCGGAATGA
- a CDS encoding sigma-70 family RNA polymerase sigma factor, with the protein MQLMDQHLSSLINRGIQEGFLTYDAVNAYLPDEDVSPEKLDSLLLAIEHHGIDLVEAKTKKVRPAAAPTRAATAAAMEKKLAAARAAAIDASALTGEVAEDVSVADVDADEDDEPVALVSPSDMPKASDDPIRMYLSQMAEIPLLSREEEISLAKKIEINRRRFRRTLLESDYAMRATVQTLSRVHAGELPFDRTIKVSLTERLTKEQISARMPHNLRSLDHLIRQNKEDFELMVRRSTSPRLKAEVRRRFIRNRRKCLQLVEELSLRSRRVTPLLKQLEDISQRMTFIRNQLENLGTDAISRDEAADLKQELRELMMVTQESPKSLNNRMVRARKYFEEYESTKRELSSGNLRLVVSIAKKYRNRGLSFLDLIQEGNTGLMRAVDKYEYRRGFKFSTYATWWIRQAITRAIADQARTIRIPVHMIDVLSKLRQAQKRLTQDFGREPTYEEIAQSTEVPIEEVRRVMDIGRHPVSLDRPVGEGEDSSFGEFIQDSDSHNPVKNAASSILRGKIDELLKTLTFREREIIRLRYGLVDGYSYTLEECGRIFKVTRERVRQIEAKAVAKLQSPSRSDRLSSFLKTAA; encoded by the coding sequence ATGCAACTGATGGACCAACACCTTTCGTCGTTGATCAACCGCGGAATCCAGGAAGGATTCCTGACCTACGACGCTGTGAACGCTTATCTTCCCGATGAAGATGTCAGCCCCGAAAAGCTTGATAGCCTGCTGTTGGCCATCGAACACCACGGGATTGACCTGGTCGAGGCAAAAACCAAGAAGGTTCGCCCGGCCGCTGCACCCACACGAGCCGCAACTGCCGCGGCGATGGAAAAGAAGTTGGCCGCCGCTCGCGCAGCCGCCATCGACGCATCCGCTCTGACCGGCGAAGTTGCCGAAGACGTGTCCGTTGCCGACGTCGACGCTGACGAAGACGACGAACCGGTTGCCTTGGTATCGCCAAGCGACATGCCCAAAGCCAGTGACGATCCAATTCGGATGTACCTGAGCCAAATGGCCGAGATCCCATTGCTGAGCCGCGAAGAAGAAATCTCGCTGGCCAAGAAGATCGAAATCAATCGTCGTCGATTCCGCCGTACGCTGCTGGAATCCGACTACGCCATGCGAGCGACTGTTCAAACCCTCAGCCGCGTCCACGCCGGCGAACTGCCATTCGATCGTACGATCAAAGTGTCGCTGACCGAACGGCTGACCAAAGAACAGATCAGTGCTCGCATGCCGCACAACTTGCGAAGCCTGGATCACCTGATTCGTCAAAACAAAGAAGACTTCGAACTGATGGTTCGTCGCAGCACTTCGCCGCGTTTGAAAGCGGAAGTGCGTCGTCGATTCATTCGCAATCGTCGCAAGTGTCTTCAATTGGTCGAAGAACTATCGCTGCGTAGTCGCCGCGTTACCCCGTTGCTGAAACAGTTGGAAGACATTTCGCAACGGATGACGTTTATCCGCAACCAACTTGAAAACCTGGGCACCGATGCGATCAGTCGTGACGAAGCGGCCGATCTAAAGCAAGAGCTGCGTGAACTGATGATGGTCACGCAAGAGAGCCCGAAAAGCCTGAACAACCGCATGGTGCGGGCACGCAAGTACTTCGAAGAGTACGAGTCCACCAAACGGGAACTATCCAGCGGCAACCTTCGCTTGGTCGTTTCGATCGCCAAAAAGTATCGTAACCGTGGTCTGTCTTTCTTGGACCTGATCCAAGAAGGTAACACTGGTCTGATGCGAGCGGTCGACAAGTACGAATATCGACGTGGTTTCAAGTTCAGCACCTATGCAACTTGGTGGATTCGCCAAGCCATCACCCGTGCGATCGCTGACCAAGCACGAACGATCCGGATCCCTGTGCACATGATCGACGTGCTCAGCAAGCTTCGCCAAGCACAAAAGCGACTGACCCAAGACTTCGGTCGCGAACCTACCTACGAAGAAATTGCACAAAGCACCGAAGTCCCAATCGAAGAAGTCCGTCGCGTGATGGACATCGGTCGACATCCGGTCAGCCTGGATCGTCCAGTCGGCGAAGGCGAAGACAGCAGTTTCGGTGAATTCATCCAAGACAGCGATAGTCATAACCCCGTCAAGAACGCTGCCAGCAGCATCTTGCGTGGCAAGATCGACGAACTGCTGAAAACGCTGACCTTCCGTGAACGCGAAATCATTCGTTTGCGTTACGGCCTGGTCGACGGATACAGCTACACCCTGGAAGAGTGCGGCCGAATCTTCAAGGTGACTCGGGAACGAGTTCGCCAGATCGAAGCCAAAGCGGTTGCAAAACTGCAAAGCCCATCGCGTTCGGATCGACTCAGTTCGTTTCTGAAGACTGCCGCTTAA